A region of the Candidatus Giovannonibacteria bacterium genome:
AGCTCTGTTGTCGCCAAGATAAAAATCGCATGCTCCGGCGGCTCTTCCAGGGTCTTAAGAAGCGCATTGAACGCCTCCTTTGTCAGCATATGCACTTCGTCTATGATGTAAACTTTGCAGGGCGAGCGAAGCGGCAAAATCCATACTGCTTCTCTTAAAGCCCGCGCTTCGTCTATCCCCCGCGAAGAGGCGGCGTCAATTTCAACAATATCCTCCTCGTATGAGCCGACTTCTTTCGCTAAAATCCTGGCGACCGTGGTTTTGCCGGTGCCGCGCGGGCCGGAAAAAAGATAAGCGTGGGCAACGCGTTTTTTTGAAACTGCGTTTTTTAAAATGCGGACTGTGCCCTCCTGCCCAACCACTTCTTCAAAGCTTTTTGGCCGGTATTTTCTGTAGAAAACCTGCGACATGCTATTTTTTAAACACTATAAATTTAAAACCGGTAAAATTCCAGATAAGCACGGCGATGTTGGCGATAAATTTCGCGTAATTCAGCCATTTTGACGACCCGACCGTCTCAATGATTGAAGCCGGCGCGTAAGTGGTGAGAACCACAATCAACACGCTGTTTATAATAAGTCCGCCAACGCCAACGGCGAAAAATTTTGGGAAGTCATGAAACAAGCTGATTTTGTCCGAAACTAAGTTTCGGTCAGTAAGTGACCGAAACTTAGTTTCGGACGTTTCGGACGAAAAAACCCAGAGTTTGTTCCACAAGTATCCGTTTATCACCGCAATTAAAAATCCGGGCGCATTGACCCAGCCGACAATTATGCCGGCGGTCACGCCTGTAAGATAACTTGTCAGGTTGAGAACCGCAAAGTCAATCGCCGTGGAAAGAAACCCCGCGGCGGCGTAGCGGCCGAATTGCGAAAAAAACGGTTTCACTCGCGCCCCGAGAAAGTCCCCGAACCAAACCCCCGCCGCCCAGAGAACCGGCAGTAAAACCAAAGCGGCAAGATTTTGGTACGGGAAAGAAATTTTTAAAAAATACAAAATTGCCAGCGTAAGCGCCCCGGTCAAAATTCCCGCAACCGCCCCGATCCAATAATCTTTTTTGATAATCATAATAATGCCTGATGCCTCCTTCTAATTTCCTCCTCTACTTCCTCGCGCGGGCGCGAGTATTTGGAGCGCGAGAGCTCTTTTATGTAATCGGCTGTATCCCCGCGGCCGCTTTCCGGAGGCAGAGTTTTTATATTAAAGGGCTTTGAGGTCTGGCCGTCAATCAGCAATTTGAGATAAGCGCTGAAATTATCAATGTTTAAAAGGTCCTCCGCGGAAAACACCGGCTGGAATTGTTTTTCCATATACTCGGCGTCGTCGGAGCCGATTCTAAAAGAGCAGATGGAGCCGACGTTTCCGAAAATCGCCTTTTTAATGTCCTCGTCAAGCTGGCCTATGAACTGGTGCGCAACTATCATGTTCAATTTATATTTTCTCGCCTCGGAAAGGATTGTGGCAATGGATTTTGTGGTCACGTTTTGAAACTCGTCAATATAGAGGTAAAAATCGCCGCGCTCTGCCTCCGGTCTGTCCACTCTTGATAGCGAGGCCATTAAAATCTTGCTAACTATAATGAGCCCCAAAAGATTTGAATTGAGCTCGCCGAGTTTCCCCTTGGATAAATTCAAAAGAAGGATTTTTTTCTGGTCCATAACGCCGCGCAGATTAAAGGCGGACTTTTGCTGGGCGATTATCGGGCGCATAATGTCATTGGATAAAAATCCGTCAAACTTGCTCACAACGTAAGTCGCCATGTTGGCAATGGATTGCTCTCCCGAGGCGCGCTCCGCAATCTGCTTCCAAAAGGTCTCCACGACTATATTTTTGGAGCGCGAGAGCTTAAAGTCGCGGAAGGATTTATCCGCGAAAACCCTCTGGATTTCCAAAAGCGTGTTGCCGCTCTCCAGGTCTTCCATAACCAGCATCGCCGCGTTTCTGAAGTATTGCTCAAACATCGGCCCTCCGGCAACCGACATATTAAAAAGCTTGTTAAAAATTTCCAAAAGCTCGTTGACGATTAAACTTTTCTGCTCGGGATAGCGGGGGTCAAACTCCAGCATGTTGAGGCCCATCGGGCGCGCAACATCCCCGGGGTCAAAATAAATTACGTCATTTGCGCGCTCTGCAGGAATTAAAGGCAGGATTTTTTCAATAAGGTCGCCGTGCGGGTCCACAATTGCCACCCCCTCGCCGGCCAAAATGTCCTGACTGACCATGTTTTGCATAAGCGCGGATTTTCCGGTGCCCGTCTGCCCAATGATGTAAAAATGCCTTCTGCGGTCGTCTTTTTTTAGCCGCACTTCGCGCCCCTCGCCCCGGAATGAGCTTTTGCCGAGCAAAACGCCCTCTTTCGGCAAATTGACCGGCGGAGCGGACTCTTTCGCTTTTAAGGTGCGCACGGAGGGAGCGGCCTTTTTCAGATATGGAAAATGGTAAATGCTCGCGATTTCCTCAACGTTTAAAATTATTTTGGCTTCTTCGTCAAAAAGGCGGAAAGAAAAACGCTCAACCAATTTTCTTAAACGTTTTCCACCAAGCTCTTTAATTTTCAGGCCGTTGCCCTCCGGATTTTCATACTGCAAAAAAGCCCCGGCAAGCCCTTTCAAAATCTTATCAGCCGAGAGCGCGCTCTCGGCTGAGGCAAGAATGCGTATATTGCATTCAAACGCCGGCTTTGAGGCCTTTTCTTCAAAAAGCTTTGCCGTTTCTTCGTCGTAACTTGCGCCGCTTTTTTCTTTACCGATCTTTGACGGGGAAAAAATTTTCAAAAACGCTTTCCAAAAACCGCTTTTGCCCAGCGCTTCTTTTTTACTCTCCCCTTCTTTCATTTTTTTTGCCGCCCCATGCGCGCGGCTTTTGATATTTTCCCCTCCGACTCTCAAAATTATCTGTAAAGCCGCGCCCTCGCCGAATTCTTTTATGCTGGAGAGAGCCGAAGTTATCGTATCCAACTGATCGCTTCCGGATTTCTGATAGGTTTTTATGGGCAGCAGTTCTGATTCGGCGGAAAACGCGGAGGCGCCGGCTGTTGCCCCCTCTAAATTGAAAATATTATAATCAGGCCTTCTTTCTATTTTGGCTTCCGGAAAGGCGCCGTGAAGTTGATTTTGAAGCAGAATTTCATATGCTCTCGGGAAAGCTATGTAGAAAAATATCTCGCTCCCGCGGTTGTGCGCGGCGATCTCAAACGCAAACTGCGGATTTCCTAAAATTTTGCCGGCGATTCCTCTTCTTTGAACTCCGCCCAAGCCGGTGAGAAAATTTTCCATTTTTAAAATAAAATCCTTCGCCGCCTGCGCCTCCCCCGCTTTTTCGCCTCTTGCCTCCGGGATACTGACCAGATAAAGTCCCAGGCCAAGCCCGGCGCTTACCCCACTGGAGCGCCTTTCCCTTTTTATCCAAATTACGGAAAAAAGCCAGAGCCAGAGCGCCAGCGTTATAAATAAAAAAAGGTAGAAAGCGGCCGGATTCATTTAATTTTTCTGGACTCTAAAAGTTTTTCGTAATATCTGTCCGCCAGCGTGTCGTGAAATTCATCCAGAATATGCGGATTTTTCAACGCCTGCGCGACTTTCATGGCCGAAGCCATCCCTTTGGTGAGCGCGAGCTCCACCAGAGAATCAATTATTTCGGCGTGCTCTTTTTCCTGCAGCTCATACGCTTTTTGCTTAGCATCATCGTCCGCAAGCTGGCTTTGCTGAAGCGGTGTTGGCGATTTTGACCCGGCGGCGTCTTTTATGACTTCTCTAAAAATCTCTTTTTCGTGCTTTTGCTCACCGCTTCCGGCCAGCTCCCTTTTTTTGGCCTCCAGCCGCTCTTCAAGCAATTTTATTTCCTCGTGTAACCATGATTCAGGCATAATGAAATAATAACATGTTATAATAATTTTATGAAAAACCACTGGGTTTTAGTGTTGTTGATATTGGCCTTGGCAGCGTTTTTCCGTTTTTGGGATTTAAAGAGCGCCCCGCCGGGGCTTTGGGCGGATGAGGCAGTAAATGGCGTCAACGCGCTGCGGGTTATTGAAACTAATCCGCCAGCTGGCGGATGGAAAGTTTTTTATCCGGAAAATTTCGGCCGCGAAGGCCTTTTTATAAACATTCAATCCGTTTTTGTAAAATCATTCGGCACCGAGCCGTGGGTATTGCGCTTGCCGTCGGCGATATTTGGAGTATTAACTATTTTAGGACTATATTTAATGACTTTGGAATTGTTTAGGAATTCGAAATTAGAAATTGAAAATTCTCATGGCGAGTTCATTGCTTTGGCATCATCATTATTTCTCGCCACGAGCTTTTGGCATATTAATTTCTCGCGGATAGGATTCCGCGCGATTATGGCGCCGTTTTTTTTGGTGTGGAGTTTTTATTTTTTACTAAAAGGAACGTCGAGACGTCCGACGTCCTATGGACGTCGGACGTCCATAATTATTCTCGCCGGCTTCACTTTCGGCCTTGGCTTCCATTCATATATCGCTTATCGCATCGCGCCGGTAATTGCGCTGTTACCGCTGTGGAAATTTTACAAAAACTGGAAAAATCAGGAAGCCGGACTTCCACTTGGAAGTCCGGCTTCCAAGTACTGCGCTCCGTGCTTTATTGGACTTTTTATTTTCGCCGCTTTCATCGCCTCGCTCCCCCTTCTTTGGTATTACGTCCAAAATCCGCAGGATTTTTTGGGGCGGACGGCGGCGATTTCAATTTTTGACGCTCCCAGCCCGCTCGGACAATTTTCAGAAAATCTTATAAAAACGCTGGGGATGTTCAATATCGCTGGCGATTTCAACTGGCGGCACAATCTCACCGGCTCTCCGCAGCTTTGGTGGCCAGTGGGAATTTTATTTTTAATCGGCATATGGAAATCGCTTAAAAAATTACAGTGGCCATATAGTTTTGTGTTGCTGTGGTTTATAACGATGCTTTTGCCGGTTGCCGTTTCCAATGAATCTTTGCCGCACGCGCTCCGCGCGATTATTTTAATTCCGCCAGCGATGATTTTCGCCGCCTTGGGGCTAAATTGGCTTTGGGAAAATGTCAAGCCGCAGTTCAGGATTTTTATTTATATTTTTTTGGCCACCGCCGTGCTTCAGGCCTACAGCCAGTATTTTTTACACTGGGCGCCGAATTTCAACGTTCATCAGGCATTTCAGACAGAAATTACCGAAAAGGCACGCTGGCTTAAGGCAGAGCCCAAAGACATAAAAAAATACGTCGTTACCGACGCGGTTGACCAAGCGGACACAACCGGCACGCCGATGTCCTTTCAGCCGATAGTTTTTATCACGGACACCTTTTATTCGCAGAAACAGGCGGAGAAAAATATTTATTATATTTCTTTAAAGAATCTTGATTACGCGGATTGTTCCCAAAAATGCGAGTTTCTGCCCGTGGAATACCGCCCAGCTATTTTTAAAACAATCAAACAAAAAATCCCGGGCTTGCGCTTAGACGCCTCTTCGGGATTTGTGGTATTAAAAAATTATTGAACTATACAAGTACTCACGATCGTATAAATTTGTATAGACGCATCTATTTAGTATTTATAGTGCCCTTATTTTGTACCGTGAAAATATGAATGTTGGACATTAAGTTCATCTCTTCTAAATTTTCTAAGAATTCCTGAGGTAACGGTCGCTCCCCCATCCATACACTTTTTTGTAAAGGCTTAAAATCGTAGGCAACTAGTTCTATTCTTAACCAATCGCGCTTTCTTCGCTCGCGCTCTGGAACGTCAAATATTACAATCCTTAAAATGCCGTCTTTTTTGGGCAAATCAAATGCGTTATCCGTTTTTGTGTTTTTGATAAATTTTTTACCCAAATTCGTTATTCCCCACGTGTTATTTTTTCTTTCCACCAAGCCTTGTTTTTGCAATCTGGTCAAAATAACGGAAAAGGTTTGACGTTTAAATTGATAGTTTGAATCCAGCCCTAAAAGTTGCCTCCAGGCTCTTGCTTGCGGATACTTTTTTGGAAAAAAAGAATCCAGAGTCGCAAAACCTAAGTCGCCGATGGTTTTTAGGGTCAATTTAGTAAGATTTAGTTTTTTCATGTTTCAATATTGTTCCAATACTACCATACTATACACTTTTACACGATCGTTGGAATTTGTATAGACCATTGTGAATTAATCCGGTACTAATTTTCGGAGTCAAGGATTGGTGCTTGACAGGCTAAAATTAGATATGGTAAACTTCAACAAGAATAAGGAGGGAAGGAGGGCTAGAGTATGATAGAGATAACAGAGTGTAAGGATAGCATAATCATTATTTCTTGGCATCCAGGACACTTTACAGCAAACGAGGGCGCACAGCATGACCGTATCAGAGATTTAATGAGGAGGGGCTATAGACTGATTTCCAACGGAGTAACGTCTGAAGGAGCTATCACGTTACAAGCAATTCCTCCTGTTACCAAAGACTGAAGAATGATATGTCCTGCATCCGTACAGATGGCGCATCGCTTTTATAGATGCGCTATTTCTTTTTCCAAAAATTAGCGCTATTTAATGATAGAATGAGGGTATGGATAAATATGCCAATGTTTTAGCGGTTTTGATGCTTGTAGCGATGTTCGGGCTGATGCTTGCTTCCAGTTGGAACGATTCGGCGATTTTTGACGAGGTGGCGCATATCGGCGCGGGTTATACTTATCTTAAATATCTGGACGGGCGGTTAAATCCGGAGCACCCGCCGCTTCTCAAGAGCATGGCCGCTTTGCCGCTTTTGTTTTTATCCGCCAGTGGGCGGATTAAAGAAAATATCGCGGCGCAGCCATTTTGGACTATGGAGAATGTAAATGACCGCCAATGGGCCACGGGTAATTATCTTTTATATGAGGCGGGCAATGACGCGGACCGGATTCTTTTCTGGTCGCGCCTGCCGATGATTCTGCTTACGATATTGTTTGGCTGGATATTATTTTCTTGGGTAAAAAAGCGCTATGGCGCAGCGGTGGGGTTGCTTACTTTGTTTTTCTTCGCTGTCTCCCCCACTTTTTTGGCGCATGGCCGATACGTAACAACAGACGTCGGCGCCGCGCTCGGATTTTTCCTGGGAATAATTTTCTTTTTGCGGTTTTTGGAACGGCAAGATTTAAAGTCAGCAACTTGGCTCGGTGTAGTGTTGGGGCTTGTCTTGCTTTTTAAATTCTCTTTAGTTTTATTACTCCCGATTTATTTAATAATTTTAATATTTAAAAATTGGAATTTGATTGAAAATTGGAAATTGAAAATTAGAAATTTAGCGTTAGCCACCATTATCGCGCTCGCTGTAATTTACGCCGCGTATATTCCGCAAATCTGGGGTTATCCGCATGACCAGCAGATGAAAGACGCGCGCTACATCCTTGCCGGCTATCAGTATCCCTCTTTGGCCAAGCTGGATTTTTGGCTGACCGAACAAACGCTCACAAGGCCGCTTGGGCTTTACCTGCAAGGATTTTTGATGGTTGCGCGGCGCACCGCCGGTGGGAACACGGCCTATTTTATGGGTGAAATTTCATCAAAAGGATGGTGGTCCTATTTTCCGGTTCTGGCAATCACAAAAGAACAGCTGGGGTTTTATATTCTGGCGATAATTGCTTTATTTACGGCGATTAAGAATCGGGCTCGGCCGGATTTTAATTCGCTCGCGGCTATTATTTTTATAATTTTTTACTGGGCAAGCTCAATTTTAAATCCTCTTAACATCGGCGTACGGCATGTTCTGCCGACTTTCCCTTTTCTTTACTTTTTGGTTGCGAAAGGCTTAATTTCAGGACGTCCGACGTCCTATGGACGTCGGACGTCCATATATTTAATTAGCACTTGGATGATTATAGAAACACTTTTTGCTTTCCCATATTATCTTTCTTACTACAACATTTTGGGCGGCGGCGAAGAAAACGGATATAAAATCGCAACCGATTCAAACTACGACTGGGGGCAAGACCTAAAACGTTTGACGTTTTGGGTGAAAGAAAACAATCTAGATAAAATTTATCTTGATTATTTCGGAGGCGGCTCGCCTAAATATTATCTGGGCGATAAATTTGAGCCGTGGTGGCCAGCAAAGGGCGCACCTCCCCGGGAAAGCTATTTCGCGATCTCTATAAATAGTTTAGCCGGGTCGGAGAATTTATATCCTTGGCTGAAAAGTAAAAACCTCGCTGCGCGCGCCGGCAGTTCAATCTTAATCTACAGGTTTTAATTTATAGAATGCCTTATCTGGAAAGCGCATATCTACATATTCAAGCGCCTGGCGCCTCTCTCCGATTTTTTGTTCCAAAAGCAATTTAAGATCTCTCGCAGTTTTCTCCGGTGGAAGCTCTGCGGACGCCAAAATAAACCATCCTTCTTTTAAATAAATATCAATTTCGCCGAAGGAAACTCTTATCCTTTTCGGCATCACTGACATATTTTTAAGCGCGCTCGTAAAATACGTGAGGAAACCAGCTTCTTTCTCGCTTAAAATTCTATCCCCTATTTGAGCCGTGATTTTTTGGCCAAAGGAGAGCTCTGGCAGCGGACTTTCGCTGAAACGCGGAGTGCGATCTCCCAACTCGCCGGATTGCGTTATATAAAAACAGGTGTTTTCCGCCGGGCAAAAAATAAGCCACGGCAAAATCTCCGGAAAATTTATGCTCAAACCGCGCGGAAATATTTTCTTAACCGCAGGCACGCCGAAATCTTTGTCTTTTAAAATATTTTCAATGCTCGCCGTATCCAGAAACCAAAAGCTGTTCTGCGGCAGAAAAATTTTATTTCGCGCCTCCAAATGAGATTTTATCGCGCCCCTTACGCTCTCTGCGTCCGGATAATTATAAATTTTAATTTGAGTTACACGGAACAAGGGTATCCAAAAAAATCCCCACGAGGCGGCGAGCAGAGATAACAGAAAAAAGAAAGAAATTCCCCATCTCCTTGCTGCCGTTTTCCTCCTTTTCTGCCGATAATAATCCTGGAGGTTCACAAATATTTTTGCAGCGCAGCGGGGATTTTTATTTCACCGTCTGGTTCCTGATGGTTCTCCAGAAGCGCTTCCAAAATCCGCGGCGTAGCGATGGCGGTATTGTTTAATGAATGCACGAAATGAATTTTGCCGGAAGAATCCTTATATTTAATATTTAACCGCCTTGTCTGAAAATCATGGAAATATGACGCCGAGTGCGTTTCGCGGTATCTTTTTTCTGATGGAATCCAGGCCTCAATATCGTATTTTTTGACCTGCCCCAAGCCCAAATCGCCTCCGCAATTTATAACCACGCGGTAAGGAATTTCAAGTGCTTGCATAATCTCTTCAGAATTTTTAGTAAGCTCCTCATGCCACCTCACCGATTCCTGGTGGTCTGCGCGGCAAAGCACAACCTGCTCAACTTTAAAAAATTCGTGCACGCGGAAAAGGCCTTTCGCGTCTTTGCCGTAACTGCCGGCCTCTCGCCGGAAACACGGTGAAAATGCGACGTATTTTTTCGGCAAATCCTCTTCTCTTAATATTTCGTCTGCATGATAGCCCATCATGGGAACTTCGGCCGTACCGGAGAGATATAAATCGTCCTGCGTCTTATAAACGTCCTCTCCCTCCTCCGGCGTAGTCCCGCCAACCCACCCCGTGCCAATCAAATTTTCTCTTCTTACCAAAACCGGCGCTAAAAATGGCGTAAACTCTTTTTTAACCAGAACATCCAGAGTAAATTGCCAAAGCGCCATAGATAAAAGCGCCGCGTCGCCCTTCAAAAAATATCCGCGGAAGCCGGAAACTTTCGCTCCGCGCTCAAGGTCGAGCGCGTCGCGCAGCTGCATCAGGTTTAGATAATTTTTTCCGTGCTCAACTCTTATCTCTCCCCATTTGCGGATTTCTACATTTTCAGCGTCGGATTTCCCCTCCGGCACCGACGGGTCCGGGACATTTGGCACCAGTAGCATCAGCTCTTCAAACTCTTTTTCCACGGCGCCAAGTTCAAATTCTTTATGGGAGAGCTTGTCTTTTGAAATTTTTGCTTCTTCGGATGCCCCGGTAAATTTTTTATGTTCCTGCCTTAAATTATCTACCTCTTGAATCATCGCCCTCCTCTTTTCGTCAACCGCCAAAAGCCGGTCAACATCAACAATCACACGCTTCTTCCTTGCCGCTTCTTTTATTAAATCCTTATTTTCTCTGATAAATTTTATATCCAGCATAGATTCATTTTCCATAATTTCTGCTTATTTTACAAGATAATGCAACTGAACAGTATCTTTATTGAGTTTTTTAATTTCAAGCAAGTCAAGTTCATACTCAAATTCCGAAGGAGCAACCACTTGAATACCTTTTCCAAATATCACCGGTTCAACATCTAAATATATTTCGTTTATAAGTTTTTCTTTCATAAAGGAGGCGTTAAGTGCGCCGCCGCCAGCCAGGAAAACGGTAGTAAAACCTTTTTCTTCCAACATCCGTAAGATTTCGTTTGGATTAGCATCAGTGATAATAACTT
Encoded here:
- a CDS encoding GtrA family protein is translated as MIIKKDYWIGAVAGILTGALTLAILYFLKISFPYQNLAALVLLPVLWAAGVWFGDFLGARVKPFFSQFGRYAAAGFLSTAIDFAVLNLTSYLTGVTAGIIVGWVNAPGFLIAVINGYLWNKLWVFSSETSETKFRSLTDRNLVSDKISLFHDFPKFFAVGVGGLIINSVLIVVLTTYAPASIIETVGSSKWLNYAKFIANIAVLIWNFTGFKFIVFKK
- a CDS encoding type IV secretion system DNA-binding domain-containing protein translates to MNPAAFYLFLFITLALWLWLFSVIWIKRERRSSGVSAGLGLGLYLVSIPEARGEKAGEAQAAKDFILKMENFLTGLGGVQRRGIAGKILGNPQFAFEIAAHNRGSEIFFYIAFPRAYEILLQNQLHGAFPEAKIERRPDYNIFNLEGATAGASAFSAESELLPIKTYQKSGSDQLDTITSALSSIKEFGEGAALQIILRVGGENIKSRAHGAAKKMKEGESKKEALGKSGFWKAFLKIFSPSKIGKEKSGASYDEETAKLFEEKASKPAFECNIRILASAESALSADKILKGLAGAFLQYENPEGNGLKIKELGGKRLRKLVERFSFRLFDEEAKIILNVEEIASIYHFPYLKKAAPSVRTLKAKESAPPVNLPKEGVLLGKSSFRGEGREVRLKKDDRRRHFYIIGQTGTGKSALMQNMVSQDILAGEGVAIVDPHGDLIEKILPLIPAERANDVIYFDPGDVARPMGLNMLEFDPRYPEQKSLIVNELLEIFNKLFNMSVAGGPMFEQYFRNAAMLVMEDLESGNTLLEIQRVFADKSFRDFKLSRSKNIVVETFWKQIAERASGEQSIANMATYVVSKFDGFLSNDIMRPIIAQQKSAFNLRGVMDQKKILLLNLSKGKLGELNSNLLGLIIVSKILMASLSRVDRPEAERGDFYLYIDEFQNVTTKSIATILSEARKYKLNMIVAHQFIGQLDEDIKKAIFGNVGSICSFRIGSDDAEYMEKQFQPVFSAEDLLNIDNFSAYLKLLIDGQTSKPFNIKTLPPESGRGDTADYIKELSRSKYSRPREEVEEEIRRRHQALL
- a CDS encoding glycosyltransferase family 39 protein, whose protein sequence is MKNHWVLVLLILALAAFFRFWDLKSAPPGLWADEAVNGVNALRVIETNPPAGGWKVFYPENFGREGLFINIQSVFVKSFGTEPWVLRLPSAIFGVLTILGLYLMTLELFRNSKLEIENSHGEFIALASSLFLATSFWHINFSRIGFRAIMAPFFLVWSFYFLLKGTSRRPTSYGRRTSIIILAGFTFGLGFHSYIAYRIAPVIALLPLWKFYKNWKNQEAGLPLGSPASKYCAPCFIGLFIFAAFIASLPLLWYYVQNPQDFLGRTAAISIFDAPSPLGQFSENLIKTLGMFNIAGDFNWRHNLTGSPQLWWPVGILFLIGIWKSLKKLQWPYSFVLLWFITMLLPVAVSNESLPHALRAIILIPPAMIFAALGLNWLWENVKPQFRIFIYIFLATAVLQAYSQYFLHWAPNFNVHQAFQTEITEKARWLKAEPKDIKKYVVTDAVDQADTTGTPMSFQPIVFITDTFYSQKQAEKNIYYISLKNLDYADCSQKCEFLPVEYRPAIFKTIKQKIPGLRLDASSGFVVLKNY
- a CDS encoding glycosyltransferase family 39 protein; this translates as MDKYANVLAVLMLVAMFGLMLASSWNDSAIFDEVAHIGAGYTYLKYLDGRLNPEHPPLLKSMAALPLLFLSASGRIKENIAAQPFWTMENVNDRQWATGNYLLYEAGNDADRILFWSRLPMILLTILFGWILFSWVKKRYGAAVGLLTLFFFAVSPTFLAHGRYVTTDVGAALGFFLGIIFFLRFLERQDLKSATWLGVVLGLVLLFKFSLVLLLPIYLIILIFKNWNLIENWKLKIRNLALATIIALAVIYAAYIPQIWGYPHDQQMKDARYILAGYQYPSLAKLDFWLTEQTLTRPLGLYLQGFLMVARRTAGGNTAYFMGEISSKGWWSYFPVLAITKEQLGFYILAIIALFTAIKNRARPDFNSLAAIIFIIFYWASSILNPLNIGVRHVLPTFPFLYFLVAKGLISGRPTSYGRRTSIYLISTWMIIETLFAFPYYLSYYNILGGGEENGYKIATDSNYDWGQDLKRLTFWVKENNLDKIYLDYFGGGSPKYYLGDKFEPWWPAKGAPPRESYFAISINSLAGSENLYPWLKSKNLAARAGSSILIYRF
- the serS gene encoding serine--tRNA ligase; translation: MLDIKFIRENKDLIKEAARKKRVIVDVDRLLAVDEKRRAMIQEVDNLRQEHKKFTGASEEAKISKDKLSHKEFELGAVEKEFEELMLLVPNVPDPSVPEGKSDAENVEIRKWGEIRVEHGKNYLNLMQLRDALDLERGAKVSGFRGYFLKGDAALLSMALWQFTLDVLVKKEFTPFLAPVLVRRENLIGTGWVGGTTPEEGEDVYKTQDDLYLSGTAEVPMMGYHADEILREEDLPKKYVAFSPCFRREAGSYGKDAKGLFRVHEFFKVEQVVLCRADHQESVRWHEELTKNSEEIMQALEIPYRVVINCGGDLGLGQVKKYDIEAWIPSEKRYRETHSASYFHDFQTRRLNIKYKDSSGKIHFVHSLNNTAIATPRILEALLENHQEPDGEIKIPAALQKYL
- a CDS encoding dihydrofolate reductase family protein; this translates as MENKWGDKVIITDANPNEILRMLEEKGFTTVFLAGGGALNASFMKEKLINEIYLDVEPVIFGKGIQVVAPSEFEYELDLLEIKKLNKDTVQLHYLVK